AACCATACAAGAACAATTTAAAGATGTCAAGGTTGTAACTTACAGATAAGGGAATAACAAAGCCTGAGAAAAGGCTCCATATTGCATAGAAAGCACTGGACAATATGGCAGCCACATGTGGGTTGGGACTGATGGCCATGGTCATCATACCATAGAAAGTGTAGTACAAGAATGTGAAGTACATGAAGAAAAGATACCATAAGAATTTTGATGTTGTCCAATCCAATCCCATCATGGCATATACTATAATACCATATATCAATGTTTGAGCCAATATGTGAGGAAGCTCTATAATAACCtacaattacaataaaatagtTTAGCTCAACCATTAGATCATACTTAAACTATTTGTTAGACATTGATTCTTTGCAGTCTAGGAAAGCATGCATTCAAAGATCAATGAATCTTGAGAATTGGATGAAGATCAGACAACTCGTATTTTGATTTTCcaaaattggttttaaaatacATCTCAGATCTCAGACTACGAGTTGTTTGATATTCATCTAATAGACAAGATCTAATTGGTTTTAAAACAGATTCATATCACTTGTTCTACTAAAATATTTGCATGAGTAGAAGTTGTTGCTTTACTTGTGCAAGTGCATAAGGCAAAGCAGAATACATTCCAGCAGCTCTTTCTCTATAAAATACTGTTCTCTCAACTGCTATTATAGGTTGCACTGAGGCACCATTTTGTACTCCAATAAAGATGACAGAAGCATACATTGAACCCATTGCATTAAAAAGATCTTGCTCCTTTCTCCTGtgattttcattaaaatatggTACTATAATATGTAGTATTGAAACTTTAAATTGAAAGCGTGTTGAGTGTTCATTACGTGTCAGTATCGACAAGTGTCTGACACGGACATATGTGGTTACGTTCAATTAGTCCATGTATCAAGTGTCAGTGTATCATGTTTAGTGATGTCTGTGTCAGAGCTTCGTAGGTAATACaattgttttgaattttattttcatattttcttaGTATTTATGTCAATGTATTGTTTACTTTTTGCACATACCTTTTCAAGCCAATGTTCCAAAATATGACACCAAACAAGAAAGCTATTAGTGTGGTAAATAGGAGCCTAACTGCTGTGTATGATGTGTTCCTCCAATATGATAAATGTTGTTTCCATAGACAAGCTTTACATTGTGTCACCATGGTTTGTGAATATTGAGTATCAAAGTATAAATCCTTTGAATGTTGAGGATGTATACTTAGCTCTTGGATCAATTGTTTGTTTCTCCTAAACAATCACAAGTTAAAAAAACCAATTGATTAAAATCTTTAAACACTACCacataaaaatcataaacttAGAGATATATTCTCATAATTCCAAAAATTTAGGCTATAACAGCCTTGATTTAAAGCaccaaaacataaataaataaatgaaaaagaaatagaatagAATTGCTAATGTTTACCAATATTTCATTTGTAGTTATTTTATCAAACATAAGGTTATAAAAAGAATTCTAACCTATATAGTTCTGAATTTCTGTACACATTAGTGAAGTTGACCTTAAGATTTGCTTCTGATCCTGCTGATGTAACTTCCAACATCCAAGTTGCAGGATTATAACCATCTTTAATCTTAGGAACTCCTTCAATAGCCTATAGTATTCATGCATTAAgtgaatataaaaatttaaatatttatatgctaATGCAACAGTAGCAACTAGTATgttcaatatatataatttacattAGACTCACCTCAAAGTATTGAATCAAATGAGAACAGTGGCGGCCTAATGGACCAGCATATATTTGTTCACCTCCCAATTTCAGAAGTAGAAGCTGAAAAAGTTGAGATTGAATTAAGAACTTAATTAACTCTTTGAAATTTAGCACCAAATAAGCTAAAACAAAAATGTACCTAAATGGTAGTAAAATTTGTTACCTCATCAAAGGCGTCGAATATATCAATACTTGGCTGATGGATCGTGCACACGACGGTACGTCCTGTGTCCACGGTGTTCCTTACTGTTCTCATTACAATTGCAGCAGCTCTAGCATCAAGGCCGGAGGTTGGTTCGTCCATGAATATTATCGACGGATTGGCTACGAGTTCAACTGCAATTGTAAGTCTCTTGCGTTGTTCGGTTGAAAGTCCATTCTCGCCTGGCAATCCAACAAGTGCTTCTCTTAATGAGTTAAGCTCTACAAGCTCCATGACTTCCTCAATAAACATCTACATCTCATAAAAATTGAGTTCAAGTTCATAAGCTATAATATCTCCAAAGTAAAGGCTTCCAAGAGATTACTAATACTTAGAAACTGATTTTGTTCAATGCACTATGAGAAATATTGCGATGTTCAAATCTTAGTCTAGCATTCTGTTTGAATAAACAACTTAGTTAAGTGCTTATAACATATATGTACCTTTCTGGTAGCTTGATCAACTTCCGGGGGTAGCCGAAGCCATGCAGAATATAGCAAAGATTCATAAACTGTAACATTAGGTGAATGGATATCGAATTGTTCGCAATATCCTGATATGCGAGCAAATGTTTTTTGATTCTTTGGATAACCAGATATTGTTATGTTTCCTTCAATATATCCACCAGTTTTCCTTCCAGCTAAAACATCCATTAGAGTAGTCTTTCCAGCACCACTTACACCCATCAAAGCTGTTAGTACTCCCGGCCTAAATGCACCACTGATACCTTTCAAAAGTTCGAGACGATCTTCGAAAACTCCTTGACTTTTCATTTCCTACAATCAGTATAACAGTCAAAATGTATGAACAAGTTAGATCAGCAACCTcagtttaaaataaaactgataTGAAAAACGTTAACAAAGAGCACACGAGATTTTATCAGAGTTCagctaaatatttatatgatcATAGTTCAGCTATTGGAGTAACATAAATATATGAAATGAAAGTACTAGGTGCAATGCTGATCATTCAGAAAAAGTATGGTGTTAGATATATAAATTGGCTTGTCCATCCCAAATGGAAagcttatggaaataagctGTAACAACTTATGgacatgtcataagttgtttccTTAAGCACTTTCAAACACTCTCACAATTGTGTATACTAATATATAAGCTCAAATAAGTAAATCCAAACAGGCCAAACACCTGTATTTTAAATACAACCAATCACATGCAAATAGAAAGGCTAATTGAAATTATGAAATACAACATCTTAAAAATATGTAAAGTACCTGTGGCATGTCTACAGCATATCTGATCTCATCAAAAGTGAGGGAAACAGGTTGAAAAGGAAGAACCATGCCCCTGCTTCCACTTCTACTTGCTTCATCTACCATCCTTGTTTCTGTCTTGTCATCACATTCAACGTGTTATAACTTCAATACCAAACTTCAAACAAAGAATCTAATAACATGAGTTCAAGGACAAACCAGAAATGCTCTTTTGAGAAGGTAACTGAATAAACTCTTCATCTGTTGAACCATCTCTCTCTAGCAATTTATCCTCAGATAACCCTGCTTGATCCTTTCTGAATGCTGTATATGCAACATATATATCAAATGATCAGAAAAAGAGGTTCAAGTAAAGTTTAGAAGCtcaaaaaaagatataaaagatgGTACTCACGGCTGAGATATTGTAAAGCTAATGTGAACAAAAAGTTATACAGAAGAACATAACCAGTCAATGCTCCTACACCAATCCAATACCAATAAGCTTGTGGGAAAAAACCGCGAGTTTTTAGTATCAAAACTCCTAATGTTTCATTGGAATTACGAGTAACCTGCATAATTCACTAAACTTAATTAACCACGTATTTGAATTGCATTAACCAACTATTTTGTTGTCGATTTTGTCTgtcaaaatataatttctctTATTAGAAACCAAACGCACTGATGCGTTATTACCTTTCTCCAACTATGTCCAAGAAATTCATTCACAGCTATAGCATTCTGTCCATACATCAGTGGTGAGGACCAATAACCCCATAGAAACCATTTGTGTACATCCTCTGATGCAAGAGAACACATTTAAAATAAAGTGATTTATTGCTTCTATAAAAGAAAAAGTCTATATATAAAGAGACTCATTGCAATTAAACCACCAATTTCCTCCCTGAACATACACGCTATCTCATACTTCGTCCTCAagtaattgaaaatattaaatagtcccTAACATTTGTTTTATCTATCTTGTTAGTCACCAATGTCTTGTCAAATCTATTCTATTATAGTCCTTAATGTTTTGTCAACATATAACAAGAAGGACTAATGAGATGGACGCAACAAAACATTAGGGACGAATTAAGAGAAAAGGTGTAAGTTCAGAGACAAAATTGGGGGTTTACTCGATTCATTGCGTACATCACAATTTTGTACCTCTTGAAATCACAAATCCTCCCAAAACCAGAACTACTAATAAAGCAAATGCTCCAACAGTGTTTGCTACAATAACATCCCTTCCTAATGCTGCCATCATCCGAAATAGTGAAGATGCCATTTGATTAATGCATAGGATTATCAAATACTGTTTTAAAAACCTGCCAATAAAATTTCTCATTAGATTCcaaaatgaataaatgattACTAAAAACAGTTGaaatttatgtataattttgTAACAATCTTTTTTTTGTCTctgattcatttttttttaattaatgatttgtGATGTGGTCTATTCTTGCCTTACAAAATTTGGATCATAACCAATAGCATAGTAAGTGATGGCTTCCCAAATGGCAACTTCAATGAGTGTTATTGGTATTTTGAGGATCCATGGTGGAAGTGAATAAGCCCATGAAGGATAAAAAAGAAGATCTCTTTGTTTGTAAAACACAGGAAGtttcatgattgtcatatttaGCTCTGATATTCCATTGAACATTGCTACTGTGACTGTGAAGAATAGTGCTCCCATGTATGTTCCTCCATCCTCCACAGTTTTCTTATGCATCTTGGTTCTTAGAAACAATGTTGTTGTCATGATAGCTAGATAAATAAGCTGAAAAAGAGGAACAAGACATTCATATAAGaatcaagaaaaatatagaAGATCATCAAAAGGTTACATGAAAACAATGTTGTTATTGTGAAAAATAATAGTTTGTTCAGATTCTGTTATACTATAGTGTTCTAGTGTTGCTAATGCTATAGCCACTATTTGAACAAATTGCTAATTTTCATGATCCGCGATGAACATTGTTTTCGTATGATATTATTTGACAAACTCGTTTTACTAAATCGCATATTGCAGAACAATAGCGGTTTGTTATAATTCCGCTATGCTTTAGCGCTATTCATTTAACACGATTTGTATGTCATTCATTTCAAATCAGACGAGTTCAAAATCTgactaaaatgattttttatcaGACTTTATTTATCTTCCGACCAAACTCTAGATTGTCAGAGGCCATTTTCCCTGGGATCTGGAGGGTTAAGACTAaacaaattgataaaaaaaaggatGACAAGAGCAACATTAGAGTTTGAATGTTTCttacttgagtgattttgaATATGTAGACAAATGAATTTCTCTTCATAAGCAAAAACTCTCTGCTAGCACAAGCCTTCAGAAGCTCCTTCATGTTAACaccatatttcttttttgtcaAGATATTTGCATGGCATTTAGACTTGTCAAAAGGATTGGCTAGTTCATCTCCAAGTTTTTGACCTATGTGAAATATCTGAAAGGCTTCAGCAAAATCCTTGACTGTAACAAAACTGTAAGGTACATCTTTATTTGCCCAATATTGCCATTGATCTTTCCTTGATGTCACCTATTGCATAGCATTAGAACAAAATCAAcattaaatcaataaaagaaAAGCTATGAAGATGACCTTGACTCAGACACTGATACGTtgaaatcaataataatttaaaaaatgaaagaaattgaATATAACTGTATCTGTCAGTGTCGTGTCGAACACCGGACATACTTTTAATCTAAAGTGTtggtgattaaaaaaaaaattctaaaaggAAGACTAAAAGTGAATGAATCAAACTCATACTTCTTGTAAGAAATCAGCAACTCCTTTTCTTTCAGGACACTTGAATCCCATTGATTCAAAAAACTCAAGTACATTTTCTCTTGGTCCTTGATACACAATTTGTCCATCTGTGAGAAGTATTATATCATCAAATAGTTCATAAGTTTCTGGTGCTGGTTGTAGCAATGAAACAAGTGCGGTTCCATTCAGAATATGGATTGATTGTCTGATTGAGCTGattatttgaaaagttgttGAACTATCCAAACCAGTTGATATCTCATCCATGAACAACACTCTTATTGGTCCAACTAGCATCTCACCTTTAcatttttcaccaaaaaaataacttaatcAATCAACCTACgtataaatttcaatttcaagttTTGTTATTTAGTCatgttgattttaataaattataaagctttaaatatatttttagtccccACAACATTTTGGTTGTAGTCTCTGTAagattttttgtttggattcaATTCTTACAAATTCAAAAATTGTTGCTTTTAGTCTCTGACGTCATATGTGGCCTAATAAAATCACGCCATGTTGCCCAACTAAAAACAACAGTTTTTTAATTTGCATGGACtgaattcaaacaaaaaaaaacttaaagatAGTAAAACCAAAATATGTTATAATTACATAGAcccaaaaatcatatttaaatcaaattataaaatacctGTTGTGACTCTCTTTTTCTGCCCTCCTGAGATACCTCGTATCATTCCATCTCCTACCATAATATCAGCACAGATTTCAAGTCCCAAAATCTGTAACATTTTGAGAAAatacatgaaaaataaaatcctaaattgCTTTACAAGTTATCTATATCAGTGTCAGTTAAATAAAAGCTATAGTATAGCAGCGCTAAAACATTGTAGCGTAACAGAATTTGAACAGTgcattattttcttcaattcgcgattgacaacactgatctatattttttctatttgattaAACTAGACTCTTACCTTCAGAATATAATCGGTTACGACGCTCGCCTGCTGTCCTTCTAGTGCTGCTGCCTGCATATTTTTGAATGAATCACATGAGCAGAAACAAAAGAATGCAGCTTCTACAATGCAAAGTGTGCAGCATTTCAAACATGAACTTCAAAGACTTTCTTTCTCACCTTCATATAGGCATCAATATCAGGATCTGGTTTAATCTTTGCTTCCTTCTCTCTTCTTAGTAATTCAGCCAACATCTCTAAAAAGTAGTAAAATTCAAAACTAAGGTGAAGATTTggatttatttaaaactaataaGATACTCGTGCATTCGCATGTCATTACCATAATTATGTCCAACTCCTTGACATCTTGCCGAGAAAGCTAGTGTTTCTCTAACAGTCATTTCTCCAATGTGATTATCATGTTGACTTATATAAGCTGATGTCCTTTGTGGAACAAACTCTTCTAGTACTTCTCCATTGTATGTTACTCTCCCAAAATGCTAAAGTTTCATCACCAATCAAAATTTGTTAttacaattcaaatattattcaaCTACTtacaaatgaaattaattttgatgCAGTGTCACTGTTAAACTTTTTGCATTGTCAACCAATCGGAACTATGTTTTTTATGACTTCTAAGTCAGATACaattaaagtcaaatatttttagtgattcaaaatacaattaaaatcaaatattttagtgATCCAACAGTTATAATTGATGATTGataatgtataaaaaataacaaatttggtTTCTTACTTTCAAAtctttttcaagttttccaGCCAATGCCAAAAGCAAAGTGGTCTTTCCAGAGCCAGGTGGTCCCAAAAGTAACGTCATTCTGCAAAAAGTTAATCAATCAgaacaagaaaatatctagCTGGTGTAGCATTGATACTTCATATTGAAAACGCATTTAGTTTCAGACACAGTGTTTGACACTAACACGACATTGACTCATATGATTACATTTAATTACTTATGTTTTCATAAATTTGCATCAGTGTCAGGTCTAGTGTCTAGTGTCCCTCTTTCATAGGTGGAGGATCTAAAACTgcaaaaaagataagaaaagtGTTGAAGTTACCTTTGAGGCTTTATGATACCACTAACATTCTGAAGGATATGTAATGGTTTCTTTGGACTTGGAAGAATATGAAGAAAATTCAAGAATCCCTTAACAAGGAGAAAGAggtcattttataaataaaataataaaaaaaaaaagataaatccAAAAAAAgtgtagaaagaaaaaacagGTAGTGCCATGTTGAATTTTACCTCTAACACATTAACAAAGAAATTGAGCAATGAAGGTAAAGCTCTGCCTCCAACATAAACTTGTGCTTCCACATTTATATGCTCAAATCTGACTTCAACTGTTGGAATATCAAGTCCAACTCTGTAGATTTAGTTTAAACAAAAACAATCATAATTCTAAGcataaaaaatcaacaaatcagTTTCAAATCTACCAAATTTTATAGTCACAAATGGCTTAAGACCTTAATGTTTCCAAAAGAAAGCATAGTTCATGTAATTAAAGACATTTATTTGATTTCATACCTATCCATTCTTTCCTTGAGTTTCAACAAGAACTTCTCATTATCTTCTTCAGCAATTTTAACAAGCCTTTCCAAAAGAATCTTTCTCTCTGTCAATCCAAGCTTTTTGATATCAACTTCTCTTCCTTTTCCTTCTTCATTATTGATTATGCTTCTTCTAATTCTTAAATATGTAGGAAGTCTCTCAATAGCAGCCCATTTAAGTgcttcttcatcattttcacGTTCAGATGTTGAAAAAACATCCATGCTATTGTTCCTCCATATGTTTGAACTATTTGCTCTTCTTAAACTATCAACTCTTGATACTTCATTACTCTCCATTGATCTCTACCTACAACTATAACATCAAAATGAGATATTAATTAAACCAAACTTTGgttacttcattttttttttttgttcttagttTAAATgagttttcttttatttcatgaGACAAACTTTAGTATAGTTTTCATGGATATACCTTTTATACATGTCTCATTCATGCCatctaatctttttttttttcaattgtattattcattatattttaacaaaaataaatttttaatctccacaattttttttttgttatagtctttctacaaaaaatatatatttacaaaaactaaaaataacataacaaaaagtcagatatagaaaatatatatttacgaaacaaaaaaattatttttatgtgaactagaaaaaaaaaagtaatatatttataagtacatattaattgtttttttaatcaatttctcaatatttttgtctttaacttattatgttcaatatttttttaatcgtCCATTTTCTTGGTATtgataattcaaaatttaattagaagatataagttaaatttattataaattatttcaatcaaaatttaaatttaaatttgtaaattaattagaTGATTTATCTTTTAGTGAAGTTCAATTACTTAACcctttttatctttttactaGCTAAGTCATTCAAACATCTTAAAATAACACATATAAATACAGTATAATAATGTATGTGTTCCTCAATCTTACACTTTTCTTCCCTACAACttatacacattaaaaaaatgcaCATAATAATATCCGATATGAAGAATGTCTTATAAAccatattttagattaaaattttgaaatctaaaaaaattCTCTCTATAATGAATTAAATCAGTAAAATTACAATATACGAAAATCTGTCAAAATCTATCATTATAGTCATTAATATTAAAGAGAATTACGAAAAGTATAATCATTAAAAATCTATGAAAAACAATTCattcattaatttaaatataaataaatatttttagtgtatagatattaaactcttattatACTTTAATAAGTGTATACTTATATATTCCAGTAAAAAAAGTATAACTGACATAAATTAGTTTCATATATGTATATACCTTCAATTATATATACCTTGcgatattaaataaatttaattaaaaagaatagaGAAAATGATTGACAAACCTACCACGACTTTTCTTTTACACAAACCTACTATGACTATGacatatacaattaattaacaaaattaaatattgtctccaaccttaaatataaatagatgcaaataaaataaaattaatatatttgatttaaaattaaagaaaataaaaaaaaatgacgaatttaattcaaaatttagactgaatattagaattaaatttatcattattttttatttacttttgaaTATTTAATGTCAGAGGAAATATAGATTATTGAGTCCATCACAAACCACTAGAAATTGAAGGCATCAATACTACAATATTGAGAGTGATCTACTAGCTACAACTACACTTCTCTTCACACCCATACAATTTTTCTAAATTCTATTTTTGTCCTCTTAaattttaggaaaaaaaattcttgaaatttttgacatttttcccTTTGACATTGTGAAAATTCCAGAATAAAAAATGAGTATCTAAAATATTCCGAATATATAGATATTctgaatttttcaaaattaaaatatatggaattttaaatttttaaattaaaaaaaaaaaaaaaacaaaactggAATATAACTAATATtctgaatattttaaaatctaaaaacttGAAAtaccatattttttatattttaaagatgCATAATATAAAACTTTGCTAGTGTATTGTACCGGAGATTTCGTAAGATTAAAAATTTGAtcataatatgtttgagtttcaaacaatttaaattcaaactCTTTGGTTtcgaatatttgaaaaaaacttCTGAAAATTTAAAACCGATAAAtattcaaaacttttttttgacagaaaaaatatcaaaaacaaaaaaataaaatattttacttttcaaatatttaaaattaaaaatagagttttggagaatttaatttgaaaaaaattcagaGTTCCTTAagattttatgattaaaaaaggTATATTAATATTTTCCATGGAAGGAACAAGTGCAAGggtaacaaataaattattccaATATTGACTATTGTTGTAATGATCTTTAAATATCTTAGAAAATTTTACAATTGggagtatagtatagtatagtataagagagactatatatatatataatacccaaaattttaagaaatgtAATGTAATGAGTGGTCGCTTTTATATATTGATGATTTAGTTCATTTTGATCATGGTAATTaagattaattatttgtaattaaatttcaacaattttttttaagtgtaaGATCTCACATCACTCTATAGTATATATGCTTATATCACTGTTATCAACCAGTGAAATATCCGTCCATTCTTTAATTTTCAGTTTTATGTGAAATCTATAGTGAATCTCTAGGGTGAAAAAGTTTTAAGGGGTAAATTACAAAATTGGACCAATAGAATTATGTTAAcatattacaaaaattatatatatttttttaaatttaattgttatcaaTATCCATATCACAATCACAATGTTAAATAGTTATGATAATTTTAAGTTTGTGATTgacaatatcaaaattttataaattaattttacataaattaaattttttttgaaatgaaaaagaaatacatctttaaatacatacaaaaattaaattaaaatttatacaaaatgATGAGGGGACAGATAAGACAGGCATCATGAATTGAtacttttgaaatttgttgaggCAAAGGCATGAGATGGGAAACATAAGAGGTTGTTAGACGATAAAGAATGGCCAACCAATAGAAGTAAAAAAAaggtttatgtttatttatttatttatttatttttggcattacctttaaaaattaaagttgaaaaaaaGTCCAAAAAGCAAAGTGGAAATTGATGAGTATACCTCAAAATTGTGGCTTATGTAATGCTTGCGTAGATCATCATTGGACATATCTTACTATTCGCACCTCCACATATGATAATGACTACGTTCAACTTTTTTCCATGATAGTGTAATCTCATCTTTTGATGGCAATATTATTACTTTCTTATAAACAAACAAAGATTCTTCTTTTACTACAACAATGACAACGCAACAAAAGGGCCAAAGTCTAATAAGAACAAAAGAATACGAATTTTATAAGAAGAAAAGGACTGAAAGTAAGCTATGGTCCATAACTTATGgatataatttttgaaaaataatgtgGCGCATGAACTAGGAGATATAATTttgaaacataaataaaataaaatatgcacAATAGTGGTAGGAAATATTATTCAATTCAAATGCAATGCATAATGTGTGTATGCTTAATGTTAGGCTAGAAATAAGCTTAAAGTCATTGCTTCAATTGGTTGGTACGTACTAATTGCTATGAGTGCTTAACAAATTAATCTATTAATTTGTGcttttgattttcaattttatgaCGACTCTTAACATTGTCTTGACAATGGTAAACCTACTAGAGTCATTGAGGCTTTGACAAAGAGACCTAAAGCTTATTAAGTGTTCTTTTTTACTTTAAGCAAGATAGCTTTAAATGGACTTTTATACTAGAATGagatacttttatatat
The genomic region above belongs to Cicer arietinum cultivar CDC Frontier isolate Library 1 chromosome 4, Cicar.CDCFrontier_v2.0, whole genome shotgun sequence and contains:
- the LOC101505347 gene encoding pleiotropic drug resistance protein 1-like; amino-acid sequence: MESNEVSRVDSLRRANSSNIWRNNSMDVFSTSERENDEEALKWAAIERLPTYLRIRRSIINNEEGKGREVDIKKLGLTERKILLERLVKIAEEDNEKFLLKLKERMDRVGLDIPTVEVRFEHINVEAQVYVGGRALPSLLNFFVNVLEGFLNFLHILPSPKKPLHILQNVSGIIKPQRMTLLLGPPGSGKTTLLLALAGKLEKDLKHFGRVTYNGEVLEEFVPQRTSAYISQHDNHIGEMTVRETLAFSARCQGVGHNYEMLAELLRREKEAKIKPDPDIDAYMKAAALEGQQASVVTDYILKILGLEICADIMVGDGMIRGISGGQKKRVTTGEMLVGPIRVLFMDEISTGLDSSTTFQIISSIRQSIHILNGTALVSLLQPAPETYELFDDIILLTDGQIVYQGPRENVLEFFESMGFKCPERKGVADFLQEVTSRKDQWQYWANKDVPYSFVTVKDFAEAFQIFHIGQKLGDELANPFDKSKCHANILTKKKYGVNMKELLKACASREFLLMKRNSFVYIFKITQLIYLAIMTTTLFLRTKMHKKTVEDGGTYMGALFFTVTVAMFNGISELNMTIMKLPVFYKQRDLLFYPSWAYSLPPWILKIPITLIEVAIWEAITYYAIGYDPNFVRFLKQYLIILCINQMASSLFRMMAALGRDVIVANTVGAFALLVVLVLGGFVISREDVHKWFLWGYWSSPLMYGQNAIAVNEFLGHSWRKVTRNSNETLGVLILKTRGFFPQAYWYWIGVGALTGYVLLYNFLFTLALQYLSPFRKDQAGLSEDKLLERDGSTDEEFIQLPSQKSISETRMVDEASRSGSRGMVLPFQPVSLTFDEIRYAVDMPQEMKSQGVFEDRLELLKGISGAFRPGVLTALMGVSGAGKTTLMDVLAGRKTGGYIEGNITISGYPKNQKTFARISGYCEQFDIHSPNVTVYESLLYSAWLRLPPEVDQATRKMFIEEVMELVELNSLREALVGLPGENGLSTEQRKRLTIAVELVANPSIIFMDEPTSGLDARAAAIVMRTVRNTVDTGRTVVCTIHQPSIDIFDAFDELLLLKLGGEQIYAGPLGRHCSHLIQYFEAIEGVPKIKDGYNPATWMLEVTSAGSEANLKVNFTNVYRNSELYRRNKQLIQELSIHPQHSKDLYFDTQYSQTMVTQCKACLWKQHLSYWRNTSYTAVRLLFTTLIAFLFGVIFWNIGLKRRKEQDLFNAMGSMYASVIFIGVQNGASVQPIIAVERTVFYRERAAGMYSALPYALAQVIIELPHILAQTLIYGIIVYAMMGLDWTTSKFLWYLFFMYFTFLYYTFYGMMTMAISPNPHVAAILSSAFYAIWSLFSGFVIPLSRIPIWWKWYYWVCPVAWTLYGLVASQYGDNMDTLENGQRVEEFVKSYFGFEHDFLGVVAIVVAGFSVLFALVFTFSIKVFNFQKR